Within the Enterobacter bugandensis genome, the region TTAAAACCCTGCGTGGTCGCGGTTATCTGATGGTTTCTGCTTCATGATAGGCAGCTTAACCGCCCGCATCTTCGCCATCTTCTGGCTGACGCTGGCACTGGTTTTAATGCTCGTTTTGATGTTGCCAAAACTCGACTCACGCCAGATGACGGAGCTTCTCGACAGCGAGCAACGTCAGGGCGTGATGATCGAGCAGCACGTGGAAGCGGAGCTGGCAAACGATCCGCCGAACGATTTAATGTGGTGGCGCAGGCTGTTTCGCGCTATCGACAAGTGGGCGCCGCCAGGACAACGTCTTTTGCTGGTTACCAGCGAAGGCCGCGTGATTGGCGCCGATCGCAATGAAATGCAGATTATCCGCAACTTTATTGGCCAGGCGGATAACGCCGATCACCCACAGAAAAAGAAATATGGTCGGGTAGAGATGGTCGGCCCTTTCTCGGTACGGGATGGGGAAGATAACTACCAGCTCTACCTGATTCGCCCTGCGAGCAGTTCCCAGTCCGACTTCATCAACCTGCTGTTTGACCGTCCGCTTCTGCTGCTGATCGTCACGATGCTGGTCAGTTCCCCGCTGCTGTTATGGCTGGCGTGGAGCCTGGCGAAACCGGCGCGTAAGCTGAAAAATGCGGCGGACGAAGTGGCACAAGGCAACCTCAGGCAGCATCCGGAGCTGGAATCCGGGCCGCAGGAGTTCCTGGCCGCCGGCACCAGTTTTAACCAGATGGTCAGCGCGCTTGATCGGATGATGACGGCCCAGCAACGCCTGCTGTCGGACATCTCACACGAACTGCGTACGCCGCTCACGCGCTTACAGCTGGGCACCGCCCTGCTGCGTCGCCGCAGCGGGGAGAGCAAAGAGCTGGAGCGTATTGAAACGGAAGCGCACCGTCTGGACAGCATGATTAACGATCTGCTGGTGATGTCGCGCAACCAGCAGAAAAACGCGCTGGTGAGCGAAACGGTGAAAGCCAATCACCTGTGGCACGAGGTGCTGGACAACGCGGCGTTCGAAGCGGAGCAGATGGGTAAATCGTTCACCGTCAACTTCCCGCCGGGCCCGTGGCCGCTGTACGGTAACCCCAACGCGCTGGAAAGCGCGCTGGAGAATATCGTGCGTAACGCCCTGCGCTACTCGCACACGAAGATTGAAGTGGCGTTCTCGGTGGATAAAGACGGGATCACCGTTATTGTCGATGACGACGGTCCTGGCGTCAGCCCGGAAGATCGCGAGCAGATTTTCCGTCCGTTCTACCGCACCGACGAAGCGCGAGACCGTGAGTCCGGCGGCACGGGGCTGGGGCTGGCGATTGTAGAAACCGCCATGCAGCAGCACCGCGGCTGGGTGAAAGCCGACGACAGCCCGCTGGGCGGGCTGCGGTTAACGCTGTGGCTACCGCTGTATAAGCGTTCGTAACGGTATGTGCCGGGTGGCGGCTTCGCCTTACCCGGCCTACTTTCTACGGAACCTATTTCCCCCACAATCTCCGCGAACTACTCTCGATCTTCCCGCTTATACGCCGCTTCTGCATCGTTCTCGTCCAACTGGTAGACAACCCCGCCGCCGACAGCAGGCGATGATACTGTTCATCGTCAAAAGGCATATGCCAGGCAATCGCGCAGGCGTCGTAAACGGACACGTCGCTCAAACGCGACGCGAGCTCAAGCGGGGCATCCGCAGATACTTGTCCTGCAAGCACCACGCGGTACAGCCAGCCGGTTTTACCCGCGTTTTGCAGCTGGGCCGACATATCCTGAATACCGAAATGGTAGTTGAGCTTGAAGCACGGCGAGCGTGGCTGGGTGACCTGAATCAGGGCATCGCCCCAGCGGTAAATATCGCCAATAAAGACGTTCTTTTCCGTCAGCCCTTCCGTTGAGAGATTTTCGCCAAACGCGGGCGCGACGAAGAGGTCCGCCTGCTCAGGAAATTCGGTTTTCCAGTGCTGATAGTGCTCGCGCGGATAGTGGCACAGCGCGCGATCGGGCCCGCCGTGGATTTTCTTTTCGGCCTGCTGGTCGCCCACAAGCCCGAGCTCGGTCAGCGACAGCTCACCGTCAACCTGCACTTTGGCGATGGCGCTCGGGCGGCTGCCGTCGTACTCCCTTACCTTGCCTGTAAACACGTTCACCGGGTAATGCATCGCTGCCTCCATTACGCAGATACAAAAAAAGCGAGTCATCAGACTCGCTTCTCACAGGCGTCAATGCAACCTTATTTTTTAGCGGCGAAACGCGCTGCTGCTTCGTCCCAGTTCACGACATCCCAGAACGCTTTGATGTAGTCAGGGCGACGGTTCTGGAACTTCAGGTAGTAAGCGTGTTCCCACACGTCCAGACCCAGGATTGGGAAACCGGATGCGCCAGAGATCGCTTCACCCATCAGCGGGGAGTCCTGGTTAGCAGTAGAAACCACTGCCAGCTTGTCGCCTTTCAGAACCAGCCACGCCCAGCCAGAGCCGAAGCGGGTTGCAGCGGCTTTTTCGAATTCCGCTTTGAAGTTGTCTACGGAACCGAAGTCGCGCTCGATAGCCGCTTTCAGGTCGCCCTGCAGGGTGGTGCCGGTTTTCAGGCCTTTCCAGAACAGGCTGTGGTTAGCGTGACCGCCCGCGTTGTTACGCAGTACGGTTTTCTTGTCTGCTGGCAGCTGGTCCAGCTTGGTGATCAGCTCTTCAACAGGCAGATTAGCGAACTCTGGCAGGCTTTCCAGCGCAGCATTCGCGTTGTTCACGTAGGTCTGGTGGTGTTTAGTGTGATGGATTTCCATCGTCTGCTTGTCGAAATGCGGTTCCAGTGCGTCGTAGGCATACGGCAGGGATGGCAGTGTATAACTCATAATCCTCTCCATTATTGTCGGGCGGCACAGCTGTTAATGCCGCGTAAGCAGTTGGTTCATTATAGTTAATTAAATGATATTGAAAATGATTATCAATGCCGTAGTTTTTATAAGGTTATTCGGTTTTTGAGAAATAAAAGAATTGTGAGTCTGCTCACGCGCTTAACGTGCTGATTGCCATTCAAAACAAAAGTGCGGCAACCTTCTGAAGGTTCCTGAACAGCCTAATTTTTACACTCATCAAGTCGGGGGGAAGCCTCCGGCTATAAAAACGATGAGGACGTAAAAATGAATCATGCGATTACGATGGGTATCTTCTGGCATTTAATAGGCGCAGCCAGTGCAGCCTGTTTCTATGCCCCGTTCAAAAAGGTGAAAA harbors:
- the cpxA gene encoding envelope stress sensor histidine kinase CpxA; this encodes MIGSLTARIFAIFWLTLALVLMLVLMLPKLDSRQMTELLDSEQRQGVMIEQHVEAELANDPPNDLMWWRRLFRAIDKWAPPGQRLLLVTSEGRVIGADRNEMQIIRNFIGQADNADHPQKKKYGRVEMVGPFSVRDGEDNYQLYLIRPASSSQSDFINLLFDRPLLLLIVTMLVSSPLLLWLAWSLAKPARKLKNAADEVAQGNLRQHPELESGPQEFLAAGTSFNQMVSALDRMMTAQQRLLSDISHELRTPLTRLQLGTALLRRRSGESKELERIETEAHRLDSMINDLLVMSRNQQKNALVSETVKANHLWHEVLDNAAFEAEQMGKSFTVNFPPGPWPLYGNPNALESALENIVRNALRYSHTKIEVAFSVDKDGITVIVDDDGPGVSPEDREQIFRPFYRTDEARDRESGGTGLGLAIVETAMQQHRGWVKADDSPLGGLRLTLWLPLYKRS
- the yiiM gene encoding 6-hydroxyaminopurine reductase, whose product is MHYPVNVFTGKVREYDGSRPSAIAKVQVDGELSLTELGLVGDQQAEKKIHGGPDRALCHYPREHYQHWKTEFPEQADLFVAPAFGENLSTEGLTEKNVFIGDIYRWGDALIQVTQPRSPCFKLNYHFGIQDMSAQLQNAGKTGWLYRVVLAGQVSADAPLELASRLSDVSVYDACAIAWHMPFDDEQYHRLLSAAGLSTSWTRTMQKRRISGKIESSSRRLWGK
- the sodA gene encoding superoxide dismutase [Mn], whose translation is MSYTLPSLPYAYDALEPHFDKQTMEIHHTKHHQTYVNNANAALESLPEFANLPVEELITKLDQLPADKKTVLRNNAGGHANHSLFWKGLKTGTTLQGDLKAAIERDFGSVDNFKAEFEKAAATRFGSGWAWLVLKGDKLAVVSTANQDSPLMGEAISGASGFPILGLDVWEHAYYLKFQNRRPDYIKAFWDVVNWDEAAARFAAKK